A segment of the Chiloscyllium plagiosum isolate BGI_BamShark_2017 chromosome 39, ASM401019v2, whole genome shotgun sequence genome:
gagggaaatgggtctaaataaattattcttcagagggtcggtgtggactggttgggccaaatggcctgcttccacattgtaaggaatctaatcttggccgtgtcctgggagtgtttaatgggggacagtgtaTAGGGAGCTTtatcctgtcctgggaatgtttgaaggtggacagtgtagagggagttttactctgtatcaaaccccgtactgtccctgtcctggaggTTTTTGGTGGTGACCATTTCATTGATAATGAAGGTGAAAATACAACCCATAAAACAGACGGATTGAAGTTCTGAGTTCCAATCTGTactctgttatggactaggccagaccactcaaaacaagCAAGCAGCCCAGATCATAATTTGcaataagtgtacagtgaaaattactcagTAAGTTTgcttgactaccaggttttaaaacagattaaaatttattcacaaaactaCAAAATGGGAcacaaagaacccctacagaactcagtctatccaaactagacttaattatgctgttctgaatatacacaacagtcccaatgagcaaacccccttaaacacaataaaaatgaaacaaaggcttacaggttgaagttagaaggacagaaggagagagagttaagtagcctgtttccacacagcccacagCTGAACTCCCAAACTAGTTCTGAACTGAGTTGCTCAGCTTAACTTCAGTTTCCAGGACTGGCCACTCacatttcattatacaggtcacttctaaacataaatgctttggcctaaagtctcatctgtttgcatTTAAActaaaggcctctcaatacccttttgTCTTTGTACCAAACCTAGCCGTTTTGGAGCCCGGAGTGTTTTACCACccctctgaaaagaaaatcaaggacacagtatccttgagaaaaggaccagctttTAGGGAAAAGGACCAGTTTTGTGACACCTGTATCTTTACCGGTTTCAATTCTGGCATGAATTAGAATTCCATTGAGATGAACCAAGGCTCCCTCAAGGTGACAGCATCTCCATTCACTCAACTAACAGCCCAGTGATGAATCCCCATTTAGCAACATCTCCATGTGACAGAATTTCTCCACGGAAACAGACATGTGAAAGACCAGAGCAAATGTCAATAATTGGTCACAATCTCTGTATAAACAGCAGGATTTCTGCTTGCTAACATAATGAACAAACCAGTCCCAATGTTGCTCTGAGCTTTCTGATCTTGTGCGGTGTATCAGTTAttggaataaatcttttctgaattctgatGTTTTCTCCCAATCATATTGAATGAATCAGCCATCTGCATTTCTGACATGTACACGTTTGGTGGTTTCTCACTTTTAgaagactccctacagtgtgggaacaggccattttgcccacaCTAACTCTAagtagcatcccacccagacttacccCCATACCCCATCCCTGCAAAttcgcatttcccatggctgatccacttaacctacacatccctggacactatgagcaatttagcatggccaatcaaccaaacctgtacatctttggactgtgaaaggaaaccagagtacctacacagacacggggaagggggggggggatcatgcaaactccacacgaacagttacctgagggtagaatcgaacccggttttctggtgctgtgtggcagcagtgctaaccactgatccaccgaaATGAGATGTACGTTATAGAAGCACATGAAATAGAAGAACAGATTAGGCAAACTGCAACGTTAGGATTAGGGTCTGTCTGTTCAAACTGGTGCTGGACAAATAAAGCCCTGTAACAGACACGTTCATTTGATGAGTGACCAACACTTGGAataattataggaaagatattcttCAGGAAACCATGTAATAATATGATTGGGGATGTGGGATTTTCTTTCGACATTGATGGGCCAAAGATTTCCCTTCAAATCACTGACACTTAGGCTGCAGAATGCTGCTCACAATTCATTCATGGAAATACCAAGCCAGTATTTACAGCTCATTCCCCAACaggcctggagaaggtggtggtgagctgccatcatGAAGCTCTGTAGATTATTTGGTGTAGACACCCCCTCAGTGTGGTTaggaaggattttgacccagggacactGAGGAACACTGATAGTGTTCTATGTCAGAAAGTGTGGGTTCGGAGGGCAAACCGCACTGGCTAACAGAAGCTCGATTGTGTCATTTTATATTCAGAAACCTCCAACCCTCAACCCACCCTCGATTAGCACAATCCAAGGAATTGGAAAGGAATGTTAAATTGCTGTACAGTTGAGCTTGCAGTATTTAAAGGAAAACTAAAGACATTGCTGAAGCTTTAAACATTaggtcaagaagacacaacaacatctcttcttcttcaggaagctatggaaattcagcatgttcctaaggaccctcactaacttttatagatgcaccacagaaagcattctatccagatgcatcatggcttggtatagcaactgctctaCTCAGGACCGTAAGAAACCGCAGAGTTGTgaacccagcccagtccatcacagaagccaacctgccatccactgactccatccacACTTCGCACTGcctcggaaaggcagccaacatcaaaggCCCCACCGCCCTCAACCCGGTGATAATCTCTTCCACCGCCTTCCATCAGGCACAAGATATAGAAGCTTTAACACACagaccaacaggttcaggaacaacgtcttccccactgttgttagacttctgaatggacctctcaaatttcaaatctaatgttgatctcgtgctttgtgcaccttctctgcagccgtaacctTATATCCCTagctctgtctgtgtggagtttgcacattctccccatgtctgcgtgggtttcctccgggtgctctggtttcctcccacaatccaaagatgcgcaggtcaggtgaattggccatgctaaattgcccgtagtgttcagtgcattagtcaggggtaaatacaaggctggggaatgggtctgggtgggttactctttggagggtcagtgtggactttttggccccaagggcccgtttccacactgtcgggaatctaatctaatctaatctaatctgttcgaTCACCCAATGACCATTGTATGGTACGATCTACCTGCTCACAAACCAGAGCTCTTCCCCGTACCTAGCTatatgtgacagcaataaatcaaatcaaatcaggtgGCTGTGCCATTAAGATCATCTTAAATACTGCAACAAGGACAGCTCAATTCTCGAACAGATGGGCACAGTCACTGATCTAAGAGGGATCACACCAGGCAGGTGGCCAAACAAGGGTCAGGAGATGGAGGCATTAAATCTTGAGATGGAGGATGTCACACCTGGGTCAACTTGACCCAAAATCATTGACAAAGCTAGGACTGCTCTTTGCTTCAGGAGTGCGTATAGGGAAGGAAGTGAAATTATAGTGGGGAGGTAGTTATGTAGTGGCCATGCCACTGGACAGAGCAAAcacagaatgttggagaaactcagcaggtctggcagcatctatggacagagagaaacagagacaacatTTTGattccagtatgactcttcctcTGTCCACAGAGGCTGCTAGTCCTCTGCAGAGTTTCTGAtttttgttacagatttccagcaggATTTTGCTTTTACTATAGTAATCGCGAATctcaggttaatgctctgggcatggtttggaggtgccagtgtttgactaggagtggacaaagtcagaagtcacatgagcgctgctcctttgtcagctgACACACCTGAAGGGGCAACACTCCGTAtgcttgggatttcaaataacctgttggactacaaccaaGTATCATGTGACTAgtgactaatgctctggggacactaacagatggtggaatttgaacttgataaaatctggaataaaaagctggtTAAATTGCAACCATGTGCTTTCCATCAATTGGTATTCAAAACTCACCTCACTCACTTAACACCCTTTAGGGACGGATATCTGCCATccatacccagtctggcctacatgtcactccaagCCAACAGCAgcggggttgactcttaactgccctctgggaaatgagggaacaggcaataaatattggccaaataTTCAACctcccatgaaagaacaaaacaaaaattttaaaaaaaggtacacATAAGAAGAGACAACCAAAGAAATTTTGAActaattgaaataaaatatattgtGCATTCTTTTCCAGGTGGGATAGCAGGAAGAGAAAGATGTTTTAAAAACTCTCGcaccaaacagagacacaaaaTGGAGAGTGTTGAGAATGGCCATCTCACAAAAGGCAACCTGAGCAGTAATTCGTCCCTTCCAGGTCCGGGTAATGTAAATGAGGTCCTGATTACCACACTCCTCGGGGTGATCCTAACCATGATGTGTGTCTGTGGCACGCTTGGCAACATCTACATGTTGGCGATCGCCATCCGATCAATCAAGTCTGCCGGGTCCATGTACGTTTATATTGCCAACCTGGCACTGGCTGACCTTCTGTACTTGCTCACCATCCCTTTTGTGGTGTGCACGTACTTTGCCAGAGACTGGTACTTTGGGGAGATTGGCTGCAGGTTCCTCCTCAGCCTGGACCTCCTGACCATGCACGCCAGCATTTTCATCCTCACGGCCATGAGTGTTGAACGATACAGGGCTGTGACCTCACCCCTGGCCAGCCAGGCTACAAAAATGTGCCGAAGGATGATTACTGTTGCCATTTGGTCATTGTCGTGCGTCCTGACCTTGCCAATGATGATTATGATCCATTTACGAGAGACCATCAGCCCTTCAGGGTCAACAAAGAGGATTTGCTTCCCAACGTGGAGTCCTGATGCCTACAAAACGTATCTCACCATTTTATTCAATACCAGCATTTTATCTCCAGGCATTGTCATTGGATACCTATACATCCGGTTGGCACAAGCTTACTGGCTTTCAGGGAGAATGGTTCTGGACACTAGGAACCGTACTCTAAAGCAGAAGGTCCTGTACATGACTTTTAGCATCATCTTGTTATACTGGGCGTGCTTTCTGCCATTTTGGGTTTGGCAATTGGTGAAACTGTACACGCACGAAACACTGAGCTTGACACCTCTGGTACAAATGTACATCAATTTCTGTGTGACCTGCCTGACTTACAGTAACAGCTGCATCAACCCGTTCCTGTATGTGTTACTCACCAAGAACTACAAGGAGTACATGGCACACCGCGGCAGAACTTCCACTGAGCGAGCCACCTTCAAAAGGGGGGCAAAGGAACAGTCACGGGTCCAAAAGGTCAACTGCCCAAAGGGGCACAACCAGAACTGCTCCAGCCAGAGCGGCAGGAGAGAGATCACACAGCAGGGTCTATGTTGGCCTCAACAAGCCATTCTCAAGAAATGAGTTGCCCCCAAGGTACCATGGTCTTATCTTTGTGTATTCTGGAGCAAGTCTTTGATAGACGATGGTAACAGAACTTGGAGACAGCCCATTTAGCTCCTCGAACCTGTTCAGTCATTGTTCTACCAGACCTTGTCTGATCTTCATGCCACCTCCgtctcacctctgaaattctcaaacctttctctctctctctctctctctctctcatttagtTGGCTAGACAACTGGTTAGTGGTTgtaagtgagtactgcagatgctggagattagaacggtgatggaaaagcacaacgttttaggcaaaagcccttcatcaggaaagggcttcaccattcctgatgaagaccttttgcctgaaactttggttttcctgctcctcgggtgctgcctgacctgctgtgcttttccagcaccgctctgggCTGGTTAGTGGTGTtcacagcgtgggttcaattcctacacccaCTGAGGTTACCTGAAGGActctctcctcaatctctcccctcacctgaggtatggtgatcctcaggttaaatcaacatcagtcctctctctctctctctctctaacagaagTAGCtatatggtcctctgggactatgatgACATTTACCCTGATGATATAGTTAAAATCTCAGCATTAAAGTTTTCAACAAGGCCCCAGTCTCAGACCCAAGCTTTtatagggagagagttccagattcctactcCCCTCTGTGAGGAGGTGCTTCTAGTCATCACCCCTGAACAGACTGGATCAGGTATTAGGATTCCCATGCCCTTCCTGTCTATTCCACACTCTCCCACACCCCCAACCCAAATTAACGAATGGTCATCGGATCTGATCAGATCGCCCTCATGTACGTCTCTGAATGACTAACACTTTACTCCTGCTGCATTAAGGcatcctgaggatgtgaaagatGCTCTACGTGAATGCGGATTTGTTCTTTCTGTCCTGCTTTGCAAATTTATTGCAAGGCATCAGAAAGAGGTTTCAGCTACGTCGCTGGCAGAAGACAGCTCATAGAATCCAAGTTTCTAAACTCCAAATTAAAAGAGAACCAtttgcaggccattcggcccaattgCTCTATGCTGGTGTTTAGACTCCCCACAAGCTTCTTCCCACCCTTCACTTCAGCTCGCCCCTTCCGAAGACCATCTGATTCCATTCTCCCTCATGTTGACCCAGATTCCTCACCGATACAGTTCACCTTGggcactccctgtgggagtgagttccatTTCCTGCTGCTCTCTGAAGGAAAGATTTGCTTCAGAATTTCCGATTCAATTTCTGACTGACTGCCCTGTAATCCTGGCCTTTAGCTTCACAACTGGAGCGATTTTCTCTGTTTGGCCCCAATCAAATTTTTAAAGACCTCAATTACATCCCCTCTCGGTTCGAGAGAAATGGGCCCAGTCGGCGTCATCAGAATCTCAGGTTTCTGCTACAGTTCTTCGGACTCCCCTCTGTATCCTGTCTTTACATTAACATGGACACCAGCTCTGTGCACAGTTCTGAGGCTAGCCAAGGTTATTAAAAAAACTTCAATTAGTATTAGAAACAATGTGAAACTGGAACTAGCCAAGGGTAAGccaatcctgctccttggatgctgcctgacctgctgcacttttccagcaacacattttcagctctgatctccagcatctgcagtcctcactttctcctcgaagattttaacctactgcgaatcctcttgcaagaatgccttccttgaagaagctctcttcctccctctacaaggaattcagtgagtccctctctcactgcacaccccaggtacctatcgcatttccaacacccccccaccaagtccctcctctctaccttttatcttagcctgctggacacacgttcctcattcctgaagaagggctcatgcccgaaacgtcgattctcctgctccttggatactgcctgaccagctgcacttttccagcaacatattttcagctaaaCCAATAAAGAGCAAACCAAAAACCACTACTCTGCCTGTCAGTTGAATTTGATCCAGTTACTCCACCTTCTTCCAGGGCATCTTTTGGAAGCATCTGAAGGGAACACTTTGTCACAAAGTCACTGCTTTCCCTTTCAATAAGGGCAGGGCCCCTTTAAATCCCACCCTTCCCGCCACACCCCCCCattataactgaagtttctttCTCCTTATGTTGTGCTTACCTCATACCATTGTCTTGTATGATGAGTGACCTCTAACTGTCAACTGCCAAATAAAATTTGCTTTGTATTTAAAGTCAAGTCGATCACTTGAGTGTGCAAATGGCTCATGGCTCCCAGATTATTTACAACCAACTCAAAATCTTGGATCAATATTTCCAGGACTATGACTCTTCAGGACACAGATCACATTCTGCCTCAGGACATGCTTCGTATCTGCAGCCTCTTTGAGTACTCCTCCCCCATGGAGGTGATAACCCAGtgctattatcactggactattaatccagaggctcCCAGTAAAgatctgggaacccaggttcaaatcctgccatggcagaagaTAGAATTTGGATTTAATTAAAAAGATTAAAACTctgatgataaccatgaatcaattgctggaaaaactcatttaGTTCACGAAGGTGcttgagagaaggaaactgccagccttaTCTAgtcatcaggaagtggagaagtcaatgtttcaggtataacccttcttcagtcctaaagaagggttaacACCTGAAacagagttagagtcatagagatgtacagcatagaaacagaccctgcggtccaaccagcctatgctgaccagatatcccgaccgaatctagtcccacctaccagcacccggcccatatccctccaaacccttcctattcatatacccatccaaatgccttttaaatgttgcaattgtaccagcctccaccacatcctcgggcatcacattccatacatgtacgtGGTacgtgttgccccttaggtctcttttatatctttcccctctcaccctaaacctatgccctctagttctggactcccccaccccagagaaaagacttcgTCTGtttatccctcatgattttataaaccactataaggtcacccctcagcctccgatgctccagggaaaacagccccagcctgttcagcctctccctatagttcaaatcctccaaccccagcaacatcctcgtaaatcttttctgaaccctttcaagtttcacaacatctttctgataggaaggagaccagaattgcacacaatattccaacagtggcctaaccaatgtcctgtacagccgcaacatgacctcccaactcctgtactcaatactctgaccaataaaggaaagcataccaaacgccttcttcactatcctatctacctgcgactccactttcaagaagccatgaacctgcactccaaggtctctttgttcagcaacactccctaggaccttaccattaagtgtataagtcctgctaagatttgctttcccaaaatgcagcacctcctatttatcggaattaaactccatctgccacttctcagcccattggcccatctgatcaagatcccgttgtaatcggaggtaaccttcttcgctgtccactacacctccaattttagtatcatcagcaaacttactaactatatcacttatgctcacatccaaatcatttatataaatgatgaaaagtagtggacccagcaccaatccttgtggaacttcactggtcacaggtctccaccaccaccaccctctgtcttctacctttgagccaattctgtatccaaatgatggGTTtgccctatattccatgagatctaacctatgttgacttcaccacctcctgatgctgcctggctggctgtgttcttccagccccccacttgtctactttggattccagtatctgcagttttctttgtcactaatccttacctggtctggcctagatgtgactccaggtccacagcgaTGCGGTTGATTCTTACTTGCCTCCTGGGTATTcatgaatgggtaataaatgctgatccagtcaGGGATGccctcaacccatgaatgaacaaaagaatGTACCCAAAACACCAAGCATCAGA
Coding sequences within it:
- the LOC122542113 gene encoding urotensin-2 receptor-like; translation: MESVENGHLTKGNLSSNSSLPGPGNVNEVLITTLLGVILTMMCVCGTLGNIYMLAIAIRSIKSAGSMYVYIANLALADLLYLLTIPFVVCTYFARDWYFGEIGCRFLLSLDLLTMHASIFILTAMSVERYRAVTSPLASQATKMCRRMITVAIWSLSCVLTLPMMIMIHLRETISPSGSTKRICFPTWSPDAYKTYLTILFNTSILSPGIVIGYLYIRLAQAYWLSGRMVLDTRNRTLKQKVLYMTFSIILLYWACFLPFWVWQLVKLYTHETLSLTPLVQMYINFCVTCLTYSNSCINPFLYVLLTKNYKEYMAHRGRTSTERATFKRGAKEQSRVQKVNCPKGHNQNCSSQSGRREITQQGLCWPQQAILKK